From one Branchiostoma floridae strain S238N-H82 chromosome 3, Bfl_VNyyK, whole genome shotgun sequence genomic stretch:
- the LOC118411714 gene encoding uncharacterized protein LOC118411714 → MALSPELAEICWVTHRGSFCPRYGDDPRRTHCCLVGDKVECCLPSSNTTSAGHLNGFVYMNLKAIDIHMLVLVGWCLSLIIIIIVVLVICICRGRCTCHRKPGPQQRTGAGKAASHPAQGPGQSPDIADRRRLLSVTNWLGTSDSARPSLTPSNATDIEMYDC, encoded by the exons ATGGCCTTAAGCCCTGAGCTGGCGGAGATCTGTTGGGTGACCCACCGCGGGAGTTTCTGCCCGCGGTACGGAGACGACCCCCGCAGGACGCACTGCTGTCTGGTCGGGGACAAGGTGGAGTGCTGCCTGCCGTCCTCCAACACAACCTCCGCTGGGCACCTCAACGGCTTCGTCTACATGAACCTCAA AGCCATAGACATCCACATGTTGGTGCTAGTCGGCTGGTGTCTctctctcatcatcatcatcattgtggTTCTGGTCATCTGCATCTGCCGGGGCCGCTGTACATGCCACAGGAAGCCGGGGCCGCAGCAGCGCACGGGGGCGGGGAAGGCTGCCTCACACCCCGCCCAGGGTCCGGGACAGTCCCCTGACATCGCAGACCGCCGCCGTCTGCTGTCTGTCACCAACTGGTTAGGTACCTCGGATAGCGCCAGGCCAAGTCTAACGCCCTCTAACGCTACCGACATTGAGATGTATGACTGCTAG
- the LOC118411974 gene encoding uncharacterized protein LOC118411974: protein MKDIEDESNSNTRRNILPKPNNFKRVLLRDNLSENKLLDLRLANIGKEQTKTGAMLENQRISFLKRQESKMFGDKPGSYEFPDLESKPKFMYGTRVPSGKQATSVDKAKSKLPEIGRTYTKSPREISPRQPVLIEKRVTLNGPLVQTQRLNLEGSCGKNEKGQLQNRKAVEDPRFGKLEASLVPPKKSSLIGLDLSLEGDRAPVQTKRT from the coding sequence ATGAAGGACATTGAAGATGAGTCAAATAGCAACACCCGAAGAAACATCCTTCCCAAACCCAACAACTTCAAACGTGTTCTACTCCGGGACAACCTCAGTGAAAACAAGCTCTTAGATCTGCGGCTGGCGAATATCGGGAAGGAGCAGACCAAAACGGGGGCCATGTTGGAAAACCAGCGGATATCTTTCCTGAAACGACAAGAAAGTAAAATGTTTGGAGACAAACCCGGCTCGTACGAGTTTCCTGACTTGGAATCGAAGCCGAAGTTCATGTACGGCACTCGTGTCCCGAGCGGCAAGCAAGCCACGAGTGTCGATAAGGCGAAATCGAAGCTACCCGAAATTGGCCGAACATACACGAAGAGCCCTCGTGAAATTTCGCCGCGCCAGCCCGTGCTGATAGAAAAGCGCGTGACGTTGAACGGTCCACTTGTTCAGACACAGAGGCTGAATCTAGAGGGGTCGTGTGGAAAGAACGAGAAGGGACAACTACAAAACCGCAAAGCGGTTGAAGACCCAAGGTTTGGTAAGCTAGAGGCGTCCCTGGTACCACCAAAGAAATCCTCCCTGATTGGACTAGACTTAAGTCTGGAGGGGGACAGGGCACCAGTGCAGACGAAGAGGACATAA
- the LOC118411943 gene encoding free fatty acid receptor 4-like, which yields MENITDVTDVSYFHDYDDIFGNRSFFTFLSEFQRAQPQLVYVEVTILIVITIAAYVTNITLILVLTRDRQMHNWTNYLIVHLCCVDILLASTAPFIAAARVTQSWAMGPGVCHGLMYTMTLSATVTMWTMVLISVERCHTIVKPFKKGWIDYDKRHFAGTLILAWAACGLYCLPIALYFKERTFSIVDDDVMICTLVWPAPGASYAFTIPFPLLTFCVPLVIISVNYYRVFKTFWSSRARLNSTRDIPLPSLSSDRGKDSPASVGKHQSTLPRQSSIVNIGNLKRIKASPFSGKDIRVVKVLIMLVVTFFIMWLPVMIMILLIQFDGDNTIQGHVLKSHHFVAVLCFTLCNAILNPVFYGLLNQNNRNGVRKLCRS from the exons ATGGAGAACATAACAGACGTAACGGATGTGTCCTATTTTCATGACTACGACGACATTTTTGGGAACCGGAGTTTCTTCACGTTCTTAAGCGAGTTCCAGCGAGCACAGCCCCAACTTGTGTACGTAGAGGTCACCATACTCATCGTCATTACG ATTGCAGCTTACGTCACCAACATCACCCTAATCCTGGTGCTGACCCGGGACCGACAGATGCACAACTGGACCAACTACCTGATCGTCCACCTGTGCTGTGTGGACATCCTCCTGGCCAGTACTGCCCCCTTTATCGCCGCCGCACGGGTCACTCAGAGCTGGGCCATGGGGCCGGGTGTGTGTCACGGACTGATGTACACCATGACGTTATCCGCTACAGTCACCATGTGGACCATGGTTCTCATCAGTGTGGAACGGTGCCACACAATCGTCAAGCCGTTCAAAAAAGGATGGATCGACTACGACAAGCGTCACTTCGCCGGGACATTGATATTAGCTTGGGCAGCCTGTGGTCTGTATTGCTTACCGATCGCTCTATATTTCAAAGAAAGGACCTTCAGTATAgttgatgatgacgtcatgatttgCACGTTGGTATGGCCTGCGCCGGGGGCGTCGTACGCCTTTACCATACCGTTTCCTCTTCTGACGTTTTGTGTCCCCCTGGTTATCATCAGCGTGAACTATTACAGGGTGTTCAAAACGTTCTGGTCATCGCGCGCTCGGCTGAACTCGACAAGAGACATACCTCTCCCCTCGCTTTCCTCCGACAGAGGGAAAGACTCTCCAGCGAGCGTTGGTAAACACCAAAGTACATTGCCTCGGCAATCAAGTATAGTAAACATCGGGAACTTGAAAAGAATAAAAGCTTCACCGTTCTCGGGGAAGGACATCCGCGTAGTGAAGGTTCTGATCATGCTGGTTGTGACGTTCTTCATCATGTGGCTTCCTGTCATGATCATGATTCTGCTGATTCAGTTTGACGGAGATAACACCATCCAAGGACACGTACTGAAGTCCCATCATTTTGTGGCTGTCCTGTGTTTCACGCTCTGTAACGCCATCCTCAACCCGGTGTTTTACGGACTTCTTAATCAGAATAATCGAAATGGCGTGCGGAAACTTTGTAGGTCATGA
- the LOC118411956 gene encoding contactin-associated protein-like 2: MSPYGCNCLLLVKFVIISALISPQVSSQQASCLATRLSGAEDSGSYTLDVDGQEGPLAEFDVYCDFSGLDTMTVLHHSSEDRIRVSSGGDFHLQVAYPEGSLEQIQVVVQKSSSCKQFLRYECRNSPLRLAENVFWWETTANSRVYSWGGAGGKLGQCLCGTQHNCQPSPEQSCNCDANDTVWRTDEGYLTDKTTLPVVNVSLTAREGQGYLTVGPLICVDVPEFIPNQPWQIVLGTAILVFAAFLTFMPAFVRKW; this comes from the exons ATGTCTCCATACGGTTGCAACTGCTTACTTCTGGTGAAGTTTGTTATCATATCAGCTCTTATATCCCCTCAAG TGTCATCACAGCAAGCATCCTGTCTGGCTACAAGGCTATCAGGTGCAGAAGACAGTGGTTCCTACACACTGGATGTAGATGGACAGGAAGGTCCCCTGGCGGAATTTGATGTGTACTGCGACTTCTCGGGTCTAGACACAATGACAGTTCTTCATCACAGCAGCGAAGACAGAATAAGAGTGTCTTCAGGAG GTGATTTTCACCTCCAGGTTGCCTACCCGGAGGGAAGTTTGGAGCAGATACAGGTTGTTGTTCAGAAGTCGAGCAGCTGTAAACAGTTCCTCAGATATGAGTGTAGGAACAGTCCACTTCGACTGGCAG AAAACGTATTCTGGTGGGAGACCACAGCAAACAGTCGCGTGTACTCGTGGGGCGGTGCTGGCGGCAAACTGGGACAGTGTCTGTGTGGAACACAGCACAACTGCCAGCCGAGTCCGGAACAATCCTGTAACTGCGATGCTAATGACACGGTCTGGAGGACAGACGAGGGTTACCTGACAGACAAAACGACTCTTCCCGTGGTGAACGTATCGCTAACAGCCAGAGAAGGCCAGGGGTACCTGACTGTTGGACCACTCATATGTGTGGATGTACCAG AGTTCATCCCTAACCAGCCCTGGCAGATCGTACTGGGTACCGCCATCCTGGTGTTCGCGGCCTTCCTCACGTTCATGCCTGCTTTTGTACGTAAGTGGTGA